CTATTGCAATCAAACTTGGCGAATGATACCATTATTGGAATAATTATGCATCTCTAGGATACCATTAGCAGGAACTGATTGCATCTAGATCACCTAAAAGCATGAACAGAGAAGGGTTTAGGGGATCGTTACATGTCACGGCAGTGGACATGATCGCCTGCTTGGTGCAGGCTTGATGCAGGGGTGATGTAGTCGAGGTAGAGGTTCTCCTCGACGTCCTGATTCCTTCAGGACGCCACCGACACTGCCCAGGaacagcggcggcggctggcttaGGTCTTCCCGTCGCTGCAGCACTCCCCCTGATCGGATGGGGTGAGAGAATATCGGGAGGAGAGTAAACCTTACGTGAATTGTTTTCTCGCAGGTGGCCAGCTCTCTCCCGTATCCTTTTAATATGGCGCTGGCGACAGGGGACCCAAAACCTGAGTTGGtttttgggcgcccccgatcagggcgcgttaGTTCTGATCGAGGCTCACATACGTTGGTACGTGGACCCCTTCACTTATCGTTATCCCTTTTTTTCTGTTAGACTAATAGATCTAACTGGCCTGTTTAAGTCGTCAGACCAAAACCAACAAATTTGTCTACTTTGTGCAGTTTACATATTTTTCCATGGCTTTAGTTCATGATTTCAGACTTCAAATTTTGAGGATCGTTTGGAAGTTGTACTCACGGCATCATAACTGTTCTATGTTATTCTTCATTTCATTTATCATCACCTTTGGCTACTTGTGCATGCTTTATGAAAAATCCATTTGTCAGCTTCAAGTGCAATACAAGTGTTGAATTGTGCTCCACTGAGCAACAAGCCCCATAGGGGTAGTGTACTCTGAACAATTATCCAAATAGTCACGGTAGTGGATCTGCAAATATTTTTATCAAGGTATTATGTCATCTTTTAATTTGCTTCGCCAGTCTAAAATAATCGGCTTTCTCCAGATTTATCTTTGATGTGAGCATTTTCAAATTCCTTTATTCAGAATCTTGGTAAGAAAATTGACAACAGATAATTAAAAAAACTTATTAGTCGGGTGAGAGGAGAGGgaataaggctagtcatagtgggagtaacttaggtagtaacatagcatacttgagaaatttttgcttatgtggcatgtagttaatgagaagtggtaacataatatgttactgtaacatagcgctttccaagacaagatgagtctacaagtcattaaatgaagctacatatgacactactactatgttactttgcactatgaaagtactaacttagactagtgtcatatgcatgacactagtataagttactcctcactatgaccagcctaagagaGAAGAGTGGAAATACAGTCATATTATATTGATTTGTGAGTTGTAGCAATGCACATGTTCCTAAAGGTATAAGTTTAGCGCGGTTAAAGTTAAATCATTAAGATATGTAtacccccgttgcaacgcacgagcaattGTCTAATAAGGGCCTGTTCGGTAGCTCGCCAGCTCCCAGCTTCCGCGTATCCGCGAGCGGAGCCGGCCCGAACGGCCCGGCGCCAGAAAGCTGGCTTCCCGGATCGAACCAGCACCCACGTACAAAAACTGGGAGCTTGTGTTTCGTAGATCTCAAAAATCGCAAGAGTTGGAGTTCCAGCTATTTATGGCGAGCTGCCACCGCGAAGTGAAAGAAAACGTTTCGTCAGAAGAAAAGGCCGGAGCGACTCCCTTCCCTCCCTACCAGGCCAGAAACGAGATTAATGGGCCAGCCAGCTCCAACTTGGGCCAAGTTTGGCCTGTCCTCAACTCCCAATAGGCCAGAATCAACTGAAAAAGGCTGCCAGCCCATACGTTGCGAGAGAAAACTGGAGCTGGTACACCGAACGGTTTTCTGATCGCTAGCTTTCATTTCGGAAGCTGGCATACGAAACGGGAAGCTGGATTTCAGGAATTTCAGGAGTTGGGAAGCTGCCGAACAGGCCCTAAACAATTAGATACACAAGACTACAAACATACAGATCTGAAAGCGAAGCAAATGGATGGTTTGAACCACGCATTTGATGTCCCGTGCACTGTGCACGGTAGAATTGCTTTCCTCACACCATTGGAGACCCTTGAATAAAGTTCGAACTATGTCACTGCGAGGCATAAAAAAAAATACAAGCACGGATGACATTACAAACAACATCGAATACTTCTATATATACATACGAACGATAGTTGTTACACCAAGGCACACCCATTGCACTTCATAGCAATGCTAATAGAAAGATGAAGCTGTATGTAAATAGCATACCAAGCATCCTCCACAGGATTAAACACGCAAAATTGGAGCCAATACCTACTGTAAGACGACTCCTTGTTTGTTGAGGCAAATGAGCCTTAAAAGCTCCTCTCCACCCCAatcgccttttgatcggcataaacaGGAAGCCTAGCTGCCAATTAGATGGGTTGCGGAGCAAGAGAGTAGCGATGGTAGACATGCATACCACAATGGCGATCCGCTCACTAACTGGGCTCAAGACAACATAAGCTCCTAGTGCAAATGCTGCAACCATGCCTCTTGTCGCCTGCTCCATGCAAACTACAGAGAAGAACATGTAGAGTGCACGAAGCAGTGGATGAACATGATCCGAACCAGCATAGGTGAGCCAGATGGTGGACAACGTGGAGCCCACAAATGCAAGTGTGTTTGCCATCACAAATGCCTTGAAGGTGTATCTATGTGACAAAATTGGTGCACCAGCATGCGGATGACCGTCAGATATGGTGCCACCGGGTAGGGTGAATACTGCTGCAAACGTGACTGTTGAGACAAGGACGGAGCCAACTACTAAATTCTGCGCAATGTTGCTGAATTTCTTTAGCTCGTTCCCAGAGGCTTTCCCAATGTGGAACTCATCTATGAAATGATCCAGGCGACGTGGAGTAAGGACAGCTCCTGTCCATGCTAAGCAGCGAAGTATAATGACCTGTGGATTCTATCAGAACAAATCAACATTTCAGAAAAACAAAGCAGCTGAACTGGAAATGTTCTACAGCCAAACAAGAATACACATTAAACTGTGCCAAGAAGAATAGATTAGTAGGCTCAAGAAGATTACCAGTGTATAACTCATCCCTTTGTCAGTTGCCAGTACCGCAAGATCTAAGGCAGTGAGGCCCTTGTTGTTCACTATATTTGGCAGTACACTTTTATTTGCCATCAGAAGGCTTACTATCATCTGGTCTGCATTCTTGACTGCAAGATGCAGAGCTGTATTCCCTTCATAATCCATGACATTCATCATTCTTTCGAGCTCTGGGGTACCACAGAAATGCCAAACAACTTTCCATTTCTTATACTCAACAGCAATATGTAAA
The window above is part of the Triticum aestivum cultivar Chinese Spring chromosome 2A, IWGSC CS RefSeq v2.1, whole genome shotgun sequence genome. Proteins encoded here:
- the LOC123188406 gene encoding protein ACCELERATED CELL DEATH 6 isoform X2 yields the protein MSSPQAETSPPSTASCATPRPLATSPSLRPALLRAARSGDERRLVKELLADRSAPDLETATTAGGNTLLHVAASGGHAALAALLLRRAPGLLAARNAALDTPLHLAARAGAHKVAALLIASSPSAPSLRALTRATNKRGETALHDAVRGGHEAAARALAAADPGLAGLCGGAGETPIYMATAAGSLGMVRVLIKSYKNADADEDEVPTLCSCTGPGRRTALHAAVLTSNEMTQELLQWNPALVKEVDDSGSTPLHYVASAGNISALKLLLRYDTSPAYVPDSNGLFPVHVAAKMGYGQLIYELCKHCPDSDEKLDGKGRNFLHIAVEYKKWKVVWHFCGTPELERMMNVMDYEGNTALHLAVKNADQMIVSLLMANKSVLPNIVNNKGLTALDLAVLATDKGMSYTLVIILRCLAWTGAVLTPRRLDHFIDEFHIGKASGNELKKFSNIAQNLVVGSVLVSTVTFAAVFTLPGGTISDGHPHAGAPILSHRYTFKAFVMANTLAFVGSTLSTIWLTYAGSDHVHPLLRALYMFFSVVCMEQATRGMVAAFALGAYVVLSPVSERIAIVVCMSTIATLLLRNPSNWQLGFLFMPIKRRLGWRGAFKAHLPQQTRSRLTVGIGSNFACLILWRMLGMLFTYSFIFLLALL
- the LOC123188406 gene encoding protein ACCELERATED CELL DEATH 6 isoform X1, encoding MSSPQAETSPPSTASCATPRPLATSPSLRPALLRAARSGDERRLVKELLADRSAPDLETATTAGGNTLLHVAASGGHAALAALLLRRAPGLLAARNAALDTPLHLAARAGAHKVAALLIASSPSAPSLRALTRATNKRGETALHDAVRGGHEAAARALAAADPGLAGLCGGAGETPIYMATAAGSLGMVRVLIKSYKNADADEDEVPTLCSCTGPGRRTALHAAVLTSNEMTQELLQWNPALVKEVDDSGSTPLHYVASAGNISALKLLLRYDTSPAYVPDSNGLFPVHVAAKMGYGQLIYELCKHCPDSDEKLDGKGRNFLHIAVEYKKWKVVWHFCGTPELERMMNVMDYEGNTALHLAVKNADQMIVSLLMANKSVLPNIVNNKGLTALDLAVLATDKGMSYTLNPQVIILRCLAWTGAVLTPRRLDHFIDEFHIGKASGNELKKFSNIAQNLVVGSVLVSTVTFAAVFTLPGGTISDGHPHAGAPILSHRYTFKAFVMANTLAFVGSTLSTIWLTYAGSDHVHPLLRALYMFFSVVCMEQATRGMVAAFALGAYVVLSPVSERIAIVVCMSTIATLLLRNPSNWQLGFLFMPIKRRLGWRGAFKAHLPQQTRSRLTVGIGSNFACLILWRMLGMLFTYSFIFLLALL